The Polyangium aurulentum genomic interval TGATGGGCACGCCGGCCTTCATGCCGCCCGAGCAGGCGCTCGGGCACACGGCGACGATCGACGCGCGCACCGACATCTGGGCGCTCGGCGCGGTCTTGTTTTACGCGCTCACCGGCCGCGTCATCCACGAGGCGGACACGGTGAACAAGGTGCTGCTCTCGGCGATGACACGCCCCGCGCCGCAGCTCGCGTCGATCTTGCAGGGGCTGCCTTCGCCGTTCTGCGAGGTCATTGATCGGGCGCTCGCGTTCCAGCAGAAAGACCGCTGGCAGGACGCGCGCTCGATGCAGCGCGCGCTGCGGGCCGTGATCCCGTCCTTGCCGCCGGGGATGCCAGGGCTCGAGGCGGCGGGGGCCACTGCGCTCTCGTCGACGGCGCCGGCGCTCGCGCACGACGCGACGGCTGCGGGTGGGCGTGGGAGCAGGACGGTCGCGCTCGCGACGGCGTTCGTGCTCTTGCTCGGCGCGATCGGGGCGACCGCGATCATCATGACGCGCAGGAAGGCGCCGCCGGTCGAGCCTGCTGCTGCTGCTGCGCCGCCCGCGCCGCCGCCGCCCACGGCCGAGCCTGCGCCTGCGCCCGCCGCGTCCGAGGAGACGGTCATCGAGCTCCCCGAGACGGCCGACACTTCTGCGCCCGCGTCGCCGGCCGTGAAGTCGGCGCCTCAGGGTGGCTCGAGGCCCACGTACCTCGGGAACAAGAAGAAGAAGAAGTCCGACTCCGACCTCAACATGAACCAATGGTAAGCGACCTCGATCGCTCGAGCCTCTGCGCGCGGGCGCGCCAGGCGACGCTCCTCGCCGCGGCTTGCCTGCTCCTCGCGATCCCCGGGACTGCGACCGCTTCGGATCCCATGGAGGACGCGAAGCGTGCCGAGACCCTCTTCAACGAGGGCCGGGCCGCGGTGAAGCGGGGCGACTACGTGACGGCGTGCCCGAAGTTCGAGGAGAGCCTCAAGCTGGTGCGGCGCCCCGGGACGCTCTTCAACCTCGCGGAGTGCGAGGAGCACGAGGGGCGTCTGGTGACGGCGGTGCAGTACTGGAAGGAGGGCATCGTGGTGCTCGAGCCTGGCGACAAGCGGCTCGCGCCCTCGAAGAAGCGCCTCGCGGAGACGGAGCCGCGCATCCCGAAGCTCACGATCCAGGTGGCGGCGAACCTGCCGAAGGACGCGCGCGTGACGCTCGACGGCAAGGACGTCGAGGCCGTGGGCAAGGAGATCCCGGTGAACCCGGGCGAGCACACGGTGGCCTTGTCGGCGCCGAAGCGCGCGGACCAGAAGGTCAAGGTGAAGATCGCCGAGCGCGAGCGGCGCGAGGTGACGGTGAGCCTCGGGGCGGTGATCCTGGAGCCGCCGAAGGTGGTTGCCGCGCCGGAGCCGTTTTACATCGGGCCGCAGCGCATCGCGGGGATCGTGGTGGCGGGCGTGGGCGTGCTCGGGTTCATCGGAGCCGGGGTGACGGGGGGGCTCGTGCTCTCGACCCAGGATCGGCTCGCGACGTCGTGCCCCGATAACCAGTGCTTGACGAAGGCAGCCTATGACGAGGCGCAAATGGGCAAGACGCTGCTCACCGTGAACACGGTCATGTGGGGCGTGGGGATCGCGGGGGCGCTTGCGGGGGCGGGGCTCTTCGTCGCGGGCGGCCGCAGCGCCAAGGAGAAGCGGGGGACATCGTTCGTGGTCGGCCCGCAGGGCATTACCGTGCGAGGGAGCTTCTGATGCGATCCGGAGGAAAAGCACATACGCTCCGCGGGCTCGCCGCGCTCGCGCTCGTGGTAGGCGTGGGAGGCGGGTGTTTCGCGCTCGGGATCGAGTTCGAGCAGAAAGAGCCGGGCTCGTGCAAGACCAATGCAGACTGCGACCCGACCAACGAATGTGGCGAACGCGCCTGCAAAGGCGGGTTCTGTGAAGTCACGCCGAAGCCCGCCGGTACGAGGACTCCGACGCAAACGGTCGGCGATTGCAAGCTCCACGTTTGCGATGGCAAGGGGAACATCGTCACGGAGCCGAACGACAAGGATACGCTCGACGACGGGAATCCTTGCACGATAGACAAATGCGTCGACGGCACGCTCACGTTCGCCTCCGCGTCCACGGAGACGCCCTGCGGTGTGGACGGCCAGCTCAGGTGCAACGGGGCAGGCACTTGCTTCGGGTGTATGGACCCGAGCCAGTGCGGCAAAGCCGAGGACTGCGCCACCTGGACGTGCATGACGGGCTCATGCGCCAAGGTTTTGAAGGCGGAAGGTACGTTCGTTGCAGATATGGCCACGGCAGACTGCAAGGCCTCGTTTTGCGATGCCGTCGGCCAGGTCGTGGTTGGTCCTTACGCTTCCGACACCAAGGACGACGGGAATGAGTGCACCACGGATGCCTGCAGCAATGGCTCGGAGACCCACGAGCACGTCCCCAACGGCACCCTGTGCGGAAGCGGCTGTCAGATGTGCGTGGACGGTGCCTGCGACGCGTGCAGCAAATTGCCGGACGATTACGCCTGCGACGACCAGGCGATGCAATGCACCCCCCTCAAGAAATTGGAGAATGGATCGGCGTGCGCCTCGGTCTTCGATTGCGCGAGCGAGAACTGCATCGACGGCGTCTGCTGCGATACCGTGTGTGACGGCCCGTGCATGGCATGCACGATCGCCAAGACAGGACAGCCGAACGGCACCTGCAGCCCCATCACGGCCGGCACCGACCCTGATAACGAGTGCCAGAGTCCTGAGGCTGACGTCTGCGACGCAGGGAAGTGCCAGTGCTTCAATGGCATCAAGGACGGCACTGAACTCAAGATCGACTGCGGTGGGAACTGTAAACCATGCACCGGGACGTGGCAATGTGACGGCATGCCAGCGTGCGACGGGGCGCAGAATGCCCAGTGTTGTACCCCGTTTTGCGACGTCTTCTGCGCCTACAAAGCCGATTCATGCAAAGCGCTCCACGGCTCGGCTTGTACTCTCGGCGAAGCTGACAAGGAGTTCCCGATCGGGACGAAGGGGCTCCCAGAATGCACCGCCTGTCGTATCTCGGTCTGCAAGTGCAAGTAACGTTCGGGGGGCTTTCCAATGCGCCACGGTGCGAACAGGAGAAAGCTGCACGGCCCGCTGGCGCTCGCCCTCTTCCTAGGGCTCTTCGGCGGG includes:
- a CDS encoding serine/threonine-protein kinase — translated: MTQGRDDASLRAAARVGQILRGKWRLDRLLGIGGTACVYAATHRNGQRGAVKLLRPEHAGDEEARQRFLREGYVANRVAHPGAVAVLDDDIAEDGSPFLVMELLDGDTLEQRASKRPGHRLTPAEVAFVADRLLDVLAAAHDKGIVHRDIKPENVFLTRAGEVRILDFGIARIHEAQHGPGRLTEVGSVMGTPAFMPPEQALGHTATIDARTDIWALGAVLFYALTGRVIHEADTVNKVLLSAMTRPAPQLASILQGLPSPFCEVIDRALAFQQKDRWQDARSMQRALRAVIPSLPPGMPGLEAAGATALSSTAPALAHDATAAGGRGSRTVALATAFVLLLGAIGATAIIMTRRKAPPVEPAAAAAPPAPPPPTAEPAPAPAASEETVIELPETADTSAPASPAVKSAPQGGSRPTYLGNKKKKKSDSDLNMNQW
- a CDS encoding tetratricopeptide repeat protein; this encodes MVSDLDRSSLCARARQATLLAAACLLLAIPGTATASDPMEDAKRAETLFNEGRAAVKRGDYVTACPKFEESLKLVRRPGTLFNLAECEEHEGRLVTAVQYWKEGIVVLEPGDKRLAPSKKRLAETEPRIPKLTIQVAANLPKDARVTLDGKDVEAVGKEIPVNPGEHTVALSAPKRADQKVKVKIAERERREVTVSLGAVILEPPKVVAAPEPFYIGPQRIAGIVVAGVGVLGFIGAGVTGGLVLSTQDRLATSCPDNQCLTKAAYDEAQMGKTLLTVNTVMWGVGIAGALAGAGLFVAGGRSAKEKRGTSFVVGPQGITVRGSF